From a region of the Streptomyces sp. NBC_00193 genome:
- a CDS encoding DUF6350 family protein, whose amino-acid sequence MLGLGFLAVLVIVLWISSPFPDSGPGGALHLAAGLWLLAHGTELVRYETLSGVPAPVGLTPLLLVALPALLIRRAARLGSAAQEDRGAEPLPAGVVFSAVLCGYLGVGALAVVYAASGPMPADPLSAARHLPVVAALAAAGGVWESRGRPLGQLTGPLPGRLTRPRYALALRAGAGGVLVLLGGGALLVGVSLAWHGSEVQGSFAALTGVWSGRFAVLLLALALIPNAVVWGASYALGPGFALGTGAAATPLGFDGSAALPGFPLLAALPAEGPGTPLTWAVGAVPVAAGLAVGWFAVRRARDVSYGETALTAALGSLVCALATAALAAASAGPLGSRELAAFGPVWWQAGGAALGWTLVLAVPLAVTVHAWRNRPAKGLTGEGSEDGWHDSGVREVRWAALRRAAGTLIPDFSGTPEEGAAPPAARVPEEGARPVSAPPKRPVLVMPGLKLDLTPIPIPALPAEPPPALTLTPVPGPGALVAAGTSLPPPPSPSPLVPPVTGARVLTRRKPESGPEAGPETDPGQPEGAAPID is encoded by the coding sequence GTGCTGGGGCTCGGTTTCCTCGCCGTGCTCGTCATCGTGCTGTGGATCAGCTCCCCCTTCCCCGACAGCGGCCCCGGCGGCGCCCTGCACCTCGCCGCGGGCCTGTGGCTGCTCGCCCACGGGACCGAACTCGTCCGCTACGAGACCCTCTCCGGGGTGCCCGCCCCCGTCGGCCTGACCCCGTTGCTGCTGGTGGCCCTGCCCGCCCTGCTCATCCGGCGCGCCGCCCGGCTGGGCAGCGCCGCGCAGGAGGACCGGGGCGCGGAGCCGCTGCCCGCGGGCGTGGTGTTCTCCGCCGTGCTCTGCGGCTACCTCGGGGTCGGCGCCCTGGCCGTCGTCTACGCAGCCTCCGGGCCGATGCCCGCCGACCCGCTCAGCGCGGCCCGGCACCTCCCGGTCGTGGCCGCCCTCGCCGCCGCGGGCGGGGTCTGGGAGTCCCGGGGGAGGCCGCTCGGCCAGCTGACCGGTCCGCTGCCCGGCCGGCTCACCCGGCCCCGCTACGCCCTCGCGCTGCGGGCCGGCGCCGGCGGGGTGCTGGTGCTCCTCGGCGGCGGGGCCCTGCTGGTCGGCGTCTCGCTGGCCTGGCACGGGTCGGAGGTGCAGGGCTCGTTCGCGGCGCTGACCGGGGTCTGGTCGGGCCGCTTCGCGGTGCTGCTGCTGGCCCTCGCGCTGATCCCGAACGCGGTCGTCTGGGGCGCCTCCTACGCTCTCGGTCCCGGCTTCGCGCTGGGCACCGGAGCTGCCGCGACCCCGCTCGGCTTCGACGGCTCGGCCGCGCTGCCGGGCTTCCCGCTGCTCGCGGCGCTGCCCGCGGAGGGTCCCGGCACGCCGCTGACCTGGGCCGTCGGCGCGGTGCCGGTGGCGGCCGGGCTGGCGGTGGGCTGGTTCGCGGTGCGCCGGGCACGCGACGTCTCGTACGGGGAGACCGCGCTCACGGCGGCCCTGGGCTCCCTGGTGTGCGCCCTGGCGACGGCCGCCCTCGCCGCGGCTTCGGCGGGGCCCCTCGGATCCCGGGAGCTGGCCGCCTTCGGCCCCGTGTGGTGGCAGGCGGGCGGGGCGGCCCTGGGCTGGACCCTGGTCCTCGCGGTCCCGCTGGCCGTCACCGTGCACGCCTGGCGGAACCGGCCCGCGAAGGGCCTGACCGGCGAGGGCTCGGAGGACGGCTGGCACGACAGCGGCGTACGGGAGGTCCGCTGGGCGGCCCTGCGCCGTGCGGCGGGCACCCTGATCCCGGACTTCTCCGGCACACCGGAGGAGGGCGCCGCACCGCCCGCGGCCCGGGTCCCGGAGGAAGGGGCCCGGCCGGTGTCCGCCCCGCCGAAGCGTCCCGTGCTGGTCATGCCCGGCCTCAAGCTGGACCTGACCCCGATCCCGATCCCCGCACTGCCCGCGGAGCCGCCACCGGCGCTGACGCTCACGCCCGTACCTGGACCGGGGGCACTCGTGGCCGCCGGAACGTCCCTTCCGCCGCCCCCGAGCCCGTCCCCGCTCGTCCCGCCGGTGACCGGAGCCCGCGTCCTGACCCGCCGGAAGCCGGAGTCGGGGCCGGAAGCGGGCCCGGAAACGGACCCGGGGCAGCCCGAAGGGGCCGCCCCGATCGATTAG
- a CDS encoding helix-turn-helix domain-containing protein, giving the protein MTQSVTELGLPTPKERRRLREAADLTHEEVAAAVGVTSNTVRSWETGRTHPRGRKLEAYSKLLTRLSADGSPGSAPSGPTARADGSAAPEGPDRGKGTDTGTGSASDSPSGSAGPAQGRGDGTGAAAVADGTPARPLRPAWANGTATPLADAPAATGPAGAAADAASGPGAAPGGRRDSAAADSAESGSEDAAEAAWAATGAAPADADTASAADAPEGRFGLRMMRGLTRPVGAQTRPKAAAKRAAKPPVGMPRHEAKSPVKAGAAAGGHGGGGRAALRPGSPLPPGTGTGTAPDTGSDPAAHSGPRSGKTSAPDTGPGRVRPADPATPTDTTGAGSDPASVDARTPGPDAASDSASGAAPNSAPTGKATRPAEPAADPGEPGGPAAEARTAPQDAPGEDTAPAVSAIDAFEALYDRTAPALTRQAYLLTGRHALSCEAVERAFQQAWERWPEVATDPDPVGWVRAATYEYALSPWHRFRRSHRHPDEPPADPADRVLLDAMLALPPAHRRTVLLYDGVGLDLPDTAAETEASTPTAGNRLVNAHADLADQLPELDGVPPAKQSAVLRERLGTLRPAGRLEPRAAGVVRVAGEHRNRLWTRAVVGVTAVITAATAYTWVTAPTEYEPPRAPGASVSGVPPHSGPQQLTDEGRQLHDKLLSDPSAGPSRISPSLE; this is encoded by the coding sequence ATGACACAAAGCGTCACGGAGCTGGGTCTCCCCACCCCGAAGGAACGCCGACGCCTGCGCGAAGCGGCCGATCTGACGCACGAAGAGGTCGCGGCGGCGGTGGGCGTCACCTCGAACACGGTCCGCTCCTGGGAGACCGGCCGCACCCACCCCCGGGGCCGCAAGCTGGAGGCCTACTCCAAGCTCCTGACCCGGCTGTCCGCGGACGGCTCCCCCGGCTCCGCCCCCTCGGGCCCCACGGCCCGGGCCGACGGCTCGGCGGCCCCGGAGGGCCCTGACCGGGGCAAGGGCACGGACACGGGCACCGGTTCCGCCTCGGACTCCCCCTCGGGTTCCGCCGGCCCCGCGCAGGGCCGGGGCGACGGCACCGGGGCGGCAGCGGTCGCCGACGGTACGCCCGCCCGGCCCCTGCGGCCCGCCTGGGCCAACGGGACCGCCACCCCCCTGGCCGACGCGCCCGCCGCAACCGGCCCCGCCGGGGCGGCCGCGGACGCGGCGTCAGGCCCGGGCGCGGCGCCCGGCGGCCGGCGCGACAGCGCCGCGGCGGACTCCGCGGAGTCCGGCTCCGAGGACGCGGCGGAGGCCGCCTGGGCGGCAACCGGCGCCGCTCCCGCGGATGCGGACACGGCGTCAGCCGCCGACGCCCCCGAGGGCCGGTTCGGGCTGCGCATGATGCGCGGACTCACCCGGCCCGTCGGCGCGCAGACCCGGCCCAAGGCCGCCGCCAAGCGGGCCGCGAAGCCCCCCGTCGGGATGCCCCGGCACGAGGCGAAGTCCCCGGTCAAGGCCGGGGCCGCCGCGGGCGGCCACGGCGGAGGCGGCCGCGCAGCCCTCCGCCCTGGCAGCCCCCTCCCCCCGGGCACCGGTACGGGCACGGCCCCTGACACCGGCTCAGACCCCGCAGCGCACTCCGGGCCGCGCTCCGGGAAGACCTCCGCGCCGGACACCGGGCCGGGCCGGGTGCGCCCCGCCGATCCCGCCACCCCGACGGACACCACCGGCGCGGGCTCCGACCCCGCGTCAGTGGACGCGAGGACGCCCGGGCCTGACGCCGCATCGGACTCGGCATCGGGCGCCGCGCCGAACTCCGCGCCGACCGGCAAGGCCACCCGACCGGCCGAACCCGCGGCAGACCCCGGCGAGCCGGGCGGCCCGGCGGCGGAGGCCCGTACCGCCCCCCAGGACGCCCCGGGCGAGGACACCGCCCCGGCGGTGTCGGCGATCGACGCCTTCGAGGCCCTCTACGACCGCACCGCCCCCGCCCTGACCCGTCAGGCCTACCTCCTCACCGGCCGCCACGCCCTCTCCTGCGAGGCCGTGGAGCGCGCCTTCCAGCAGGCCTGGGAGCGCTGGCCCGAGGTCGCCACCGATCCCGATCCGGTCGGGTGGGTGCGCGCGGCCACGTACGAGTACGCGCTCTCCCCCTGGCACCGGTTCCGGCGGTCCCACCGGCATCCCGACGAGCCCCCGGCCGACCCCGCGGACCGCGTCCTCCTGGACGCGATGCTCGCACTGCCCCCGGCCCACCGCCGCACCGTGCTGCTCTACGACGGCGTCGGGCTGGACCTCCCCGACACCGCCGCCGAGACCGAGGCGTCCACGCCGACCGCCGGCAACCGGCTCGTCAACGCGCACGCCGACCTCGCCGACCAGCTCCCCGAGCTGGACGGCGTACCGCCCGCGAAGCAGTCCGCGGTGCTGCGCGAACGGCTCGGCACGCTGCGGCCCGCGGGCCGGCTGGAGCCGCGCGCGGCAGGCGTCGTACGGGTGGCCGGCGAGCACCGCAATCGGCTGTGGACGCGTGCGGTGGTCGGGGTGACGGCCGTCATCACCGCGGCGACGGCCTACACCTGGGTGACCGCTCCGACCGAGTACGAGCCTCCGCGCGCGCCCGGCGCGAGCGTGTCGGGCGTGCCCCCGCACAGCGGCCCGCAGCAGCTCACGGACGAGGGCCGGCAGCTCCACGACAAGCTGCTGTCCGATCCTTCGGCCGGGCCCTCCCGGATCTCGCCGAGCCTCGAATAG
- the sucD gene encoding succinate--CoA ligase subunit alpha, with protein MAIFLNKDSKVIVQGMTGATGMKHTKLMLADGTNIVGGVNPRKAGTTVDFDGTEVPVFGSVAEAMEKTGANVSVLFVPPAFAKSAVVEAIDAEIPLAVVITEGIAVHDSAAFWSYASSKGNKTRIIGPNCPGLITPGQSNAGIIPGDITKPGRIGLVSKSGTLTYQMMYELRDIGFSSAVGIGGDPVIGTTHIDALEAFEADPDTDLIVMIGEIGGDAEERAADFIAKNVTKPVVGYVAGFTAPEGKTMGHAGAIVSGSSGTAQAKKEALEAAGVKVGKTPTETAKLAREILNAAQ; from the coding sequence ATGGCTATCTTCCTCAACAAGGACAGCAAGGTCATCGTCCAGGGCATGACCGGTGCCACGGGCATGAAGCACACCAAGCTGATGCTGGCTGACGGCACCAACATCGTCGGCGGCGTGAACCCGCGCAAGGCCGGCACCACCGTCGACTTCGACGGCACCGAGGTCCCGGTCTTCGGTTCCGTCGCCGAGGCGATGGAGAAGACGGGCGCCAACGTCTCCGTCCTCTTCGTCCCGCCGGCGTTCGCCAAGTCCGCCGTGGTCGAGGCGATCGACGCCGAGATCCCGCTGGCCGTCGTCATCACCGAGGGCATCGCGGTGCACGACTCCGCCGCCTTCTGGTCGTACGCCTCCAGCAAGGGCAACAAGACGCGGATCATCGGCCCGAACTGCCCGGGTCTGATCACCCCCGGCCAGTCCAACGCCGGCATCATCCCGGGCGACATCACCAAGCCCGGCCGCATCGGTCTCGTGTCCAAGTCGGGCACGCTGACCTACCAGATGATGTACGAGCTCCGTGACATCGGCTTCTCCTCCGCCGTCGGCATCGGTGGCGACCCGGTCATCGGCACCACGCACATCGACGCCCTCGAGGCGTTCGAGGCGGACCCCGACACCGACCTGATCGTCATGATCGGCGAGATCGGCGGCGACGCCGAGGAGCGTGCGGCGGACTTCATCGCGAAGAACGTCACCAAGCCGGTCGTCGGCTACGTCGCGGGCTTCACCGCCCCCGAGGGCAAGACCATGGGTCACGCCGGTGCGATCGTCTCCGGTTCTTCTGGCACCGCACAGGCCAAGAAGGAAGCCCTGGAGGCCGCGGGCGTGAAGGTCGGCAAGACGCCGACCGAGACCGCGAAGCTGGCGCGCGAGATCCTGAACGCCGCGCAGTAA
- the sucC gene encoding ADP-forming succinate--CoA ligase subunit beta, which yields MDLFEYQARDLFAKHGVPVLAGEVIDTPEAAREATERLGGKSVVKAQVKVGGRGKAGGVKLAATPDEAVARATDILGMDIKGHTVHKVMIAETAPEILEEYYVSYLLDRTNRTFLAMASVAGGMDIEQVAEETPEKLAKVPVNANEGVTIEKAREIVALAQFPAEVAEKVAEVLVTLWATFIAEDALLVEVNPLAKVANGDVIALDGKVSLDENAEFRQPGHEEFVDHAAANPLEAAAKAKNLNYVKLDGEVGIIGNGAGLVMSTLDVVAYAGENHGGVKPANFLDIGGGASAAVMANGLEIILGDPDVKSVFVNVFGGITACDEVANGIVQALQLLEDKGEAVTKPLVVRLDGNNAELGRKILSDANHPLVQRVDTMDGAADKAAELAAAK from the coding sequence GTGGACCTGTTCGAGTACCAGGCGAGGGACCTCTTCGCCAAGCACGGTGTACCGGTGCTGGCCGGTGAAGTGATCGACACGCCTGAGGCGGCGCGCGAGGCCACGGAGCGGCTGGGCGGCAAGTCGGTCGTCAAGGCGCAGGTGAAGGTCGGCGGCCGCGGCAAGGCCGGCGGCGTGAAGCTCGCCGCCACCCCGGACGAGGCCGTCGCCCGGGCGACGGACATCCTCGGGATGGACATCAAGGGCCACACGGTCCACAAGGTGATGATCGCCGAGACCGCTCCGGAGATCCTGGAGGAGTACTACGTCTCGTACCTCCTCGACCGCACCAACCGCACCTTCCTGGCCATGGCCTCGGTCGCGGGCGGCATGGACATCGAGCAGGTCGCCGAGGAGACCCCGGAGAAGCTCGCCAAGGTCCCGGTGAACGCCAACGAGGGCGTGACCATCGAGAAGGCCCGCGAGATCGTCGCGCTGGCGCAGTTCCCGGCCGAGGTCGCCGAGAAGGTCGCCGAGGTCCTCGTGACCCTGTGGGCGACCTTCATCGCCGAGGACGCGCTCCTCGTCGAGGTCAACCCGCTCGCGAAGGTCGCCAACGGCGACGTCATCGCGCTCGACGGCAAGGTCTCCCTCGACGAGAACGCCGAGTTCCGCCAGCCGGGCCACGAGGAGTTCGTGGACCACGCGGCCGCGAACCCGCTCGAGGCCGCCGCCAAGGCGAAGAACCTCAACTACGTGAAGCTCGACGGCGAGGTCGGCATCATCGGCAACGGCGCGGGTCTCGTCATGAGCACCCTCGACGTCGTCGCGTACGCCGGCGAGAACCACGGCGGGGTCAAGCCCGCCAACTTCCTGGACATCGGCGGTGGCGCCTCCGCCGCCGTCATGGCCAACGGTCTCGAGATCATCCTCGGCGACCCGGACGTCAAGTCCGTCTTCGTCAACGTCTTCGGTGGCATCACCGCGTGTGACGAGGTCGCCAACGGCATCGTCCAGGCGCTGCAGCTGCTCGAGGACAAGGGCGAGGCGGTCACCAAGCCGCTGGTCGTCCGCCTCGACGGCAACAACGCCGAGCTGGGTCGCAAGATCCTCTCGGACGCCAACCACCCGCTGGTTCAGCGCGTGGACACCATGGACGGCGCGGCCGACAAGGCCGCCGAGCTCGCGGCTGCGAAGTAA
- a CDS encoding VWA domain-containing protein, with amino-acid sequence MGGADVSDGGAERLRRWRMVLGGGEGEGTGVALSGVDAGMDAALGALYGADGGGGRKRAGERSAGLGGSAPHVARWLGDIRTYFPTSVVQVMQRDAIQRLGLSALLLEPEMLEAVEPDVHLVGTLLSLNKAMPETTRETARAVVRKVVEQVEKRLASRTRATLTGALDRSARISRPRHADIDWDRTIRANLKNYLPEYRTVVPERLVGYGRASRAVKKEVVLCIDQSGSMAASVVYASVFGAVLASMRSIATRLVVFDTAVVDLTDQLDDPVDVLFGTQLGGGTDINRALAYCQSKITRPADTVVVLISDLYEGGIRDEMLKRVAAMKAAGVEFVALLALSDEGAPAYDRDHAAALAALGAPAFACTPDLFPEVMAAALEKRPLPVP; translated from the coding sequence ATGGGTGGGGCAGACGTGAGTGACGGCGGCGCGGAGCGGTTGCGGCGGTGGCGGATGGTGTTGGGCGGGGGAGAGGGGGAGGGGACCGGAGTCGCGTTGAGCGGGGTGGACGCGGGGATGGACGCCGCGCTCGGGGCGCTCTACGGGGCTGATGGTGGCGGGGGGCGCAAGCGGGCCGGGGAGCGGTCGGCCGGGCTCGGCGGGTCCGCGCCCCATGTGGCGCGCTGGCTCGGGGACATCCGGACCTACTTCCCCACCTCCGTGGTGCAGGTCATGCAGCGGGACGCGATCCAGCGGCTCGGCCTGTCCGCGCTGCTGCTGGAGCCCGAGATGCTGGAGGCGGTGGAGCCGGACGTGCACCTCGTCGGCACCCTGCTCTCCCTCAACAAGGCCATGCCCGAGACCACCCGCGAGACGGCCCGCGCCGTCGTCCGCAAGGTGGTCGAGCAGGTGGAGAAGCGGCTCGCGAGCCGGACGCGGGCCACGCTGACGGGCGCGCTCGACCGGTCCGCCCGGATCAGCCGGCCGCGGCACGCGGACATCGACTGGGACCGGACCATCCGGGCGAACCTGAAGAACTACCTGCCGGAGTACCGGACCGTCGTCCCCGAGCGGCTGGTCGGGTACGGCCGCGCATCGCGGGCGGTGAAGAAGGAGGTCGTGCTGTGCATCGACCAGTCGGGTTCGATGGCGGCCTCCGTCGTCTACGCCTCCGTCTTCGGGGCGGTGCTGGCCTCGATGCGTTCGATCGCGACCCGGCTGGTTGTTTTTGACACCGCTGTCGTGGATCTGACCGACCAGCTCGACGATCCCGTCGACGTGCTCTTCGGCACCCAGCTCGGGGGCGGCACCGACATCAACCGTGCGCTCGCCTACTGCCAGTCGAAGATCACCCGCCCCGCCGACACCGTCGTCGTCCTCATCAGTGATCTCTATGAGGGCGGCATACGCGACGAGATGCTGAAGCGGGTCGCGGCCATGAAGGCGGCGGGGGTGGAGTTCGTGGCGCTGCTCGCGCTGTCCGACGAGGGGGCGCCCGCCTACGACCGGGACCACGCCGCCGCCCTGGCCGCACTCGGCGCCCCGGCCTTCGCCTGCACGCCCGACCTGTTCCCGGAGGTGATGGCCGCGGCGCTGGAGAAGCGGCCCCTGCCCGTCCCGTGA
- a CDS encoding DUF5682 family protein — protein MSPGTAGKDATGPLLLGVRHHGPGSARAVRAALDAARPTAVLIEGPPEGDALLPLAADPGMRPPVALLAHAADDPGRAAFWPLADFSPEWTAIRWAQERDLPVRFIDLPAAHSLAVPESGDGAGEGADDGAGGREGGGEGSGEGGGAAPGSVRLDPLAVLAETAGYEDPERWWEDVVEHRGGSGPAADPLAVFEALGEAMGALREAYGAGGHHRDLVREAYMRQRMRAARREFGDAYAVVCGAWHVPALRARTTAAADKALLTGLPKVKVETTWVPWTHRRLARAGGYGAGITSPGWYAHLFAARDRPVERWLTKVAGLLREEDRQVSPAHVIEAVRLADTLAAMRGRPEPGLTETLEAVRAVMCDGSDIPLALIEDRLVVGDVLGEVPDAAPVVPLQRDLTRQQRSLRLKPEAQDRELELDLRKDTDAAKSLLLHRLRLLGIDWGVPTASRGSTGTFRETWRLCWQPELAVRVAEAGIWGTTVLGAATARAEADAAGAAELGEVTALAERCLLAGLSGALPAVLRALADRAALDTDVAGLAKALPALARSLRYGDVRGTDAAALATVAAGLAERICVALPPACAAGLDADAAEELRGHVDGVHGAIGLLDAEGLRERWAAVLRTLAGRDTVPGLIRGRAARLLLDDGRLPPEETARLMGLALSPACAPADAAGWIEGFAGGASGGGTLLVHDERLLGLIDAWLVSVPERAFVDVLPLLRRTFGGYEAGVRRSLGELVRRGPGGSPAGVGAGVAPVGFGPELDPVRADAVVDLVHLLLAGARR, from the coding sequence ATGAGCCCGGGGACGGCAGGCAAGGACGCCACCGGCCCGCTGCTGCTGGGCGTACGGCACCACGGGCCCGGCTCGGCCCGTGCGGTGCGGGCCGCCCTGGACGCGGCCCGGCCCACGGCGGTGCTGATCGAGGGACCGCCGGAGGGGGACGCCCTGCTCCCGCTCGCCGCGGACCCGGGGATGCGGCCGCCCGTCGCCCTGCTCGCCCACGCGGCCGACGACCCCGGCCGGGCCGCGTTCTGGCCGCTGGCCGACTTCTCCCCGGAATGGACCGCCATCCGGTGGGCGCAGGAGCGGGACCTGCCGGTCCGGTTCATCGACCTCCCGGCGGCCCACTCGCTGGCCGTGCCGGAGAGCGGGGACGGGGCCGGGGAAGGGGCCGACGACGGGGCCGGGGGCCGGGAAGGGGGCGGAGAGGGCAGCGGGGAAGGGGGCGGAGCGGCGCCCGGGTCCGTACGACTGGACCCGCTGGCCGTCCTGGCCGAGACCGCCGGGTACGAGGACCCCGAGCGGTGGTGGGAGGACGTGGTCGAGCACCGCGGCGGGTCCGGACCGGCCGCCGACCCGCTGGCCGTGTTCGAGGCGCTCGGAGAGGCCATGGGCGCCCTCCGCGAGGCATACGGAGCCGGCGGCCACCACCGGGACCTGGTGCGCGAGGCGTACATGCGGCAGCGGATGCGGGCCGCGCGCCGGGAGTTCGGCGACGCCTACGCCGTCGTCTGCGGGGCCTGGCACGTCCCGGCCCTGCGGGCGAGGACCACCGCGGCTGCCGACAAGGCGCTCCTCACCGGGCTGCCCAAGGTCAAGGTGGAGACCACCTGGGTGCCCTGGACCCACCGGCGCCTCGCCCGGGCCGGAGGGTACGGCGCGGGCATCACCTCGCCCGGCTGGTACGCACACCTCTTCGCCGCCCGGGACCGGCCCGTCGAGCGCTGGCTGACCAAGGTCGCGGGCCTGCTCCGCGAGGAGGACCGGCAGGTGTCCCCGGCCCACGTCATCGAAGCCGTCCGGCTCGCCGACACCCTGGCCGCCATGCGGGGCCGGCCGGAGCCGGGGCTGACGGAAACGCTGGAAGCGGTCCGGGCGGTGATGTGCGACGGCTCCGACATACCGCTCGCGCTGATCGAGGACCGGCTCGTCGTCGGGGACGTGCTCGGCGAAGTCCCCGACGCGGCGCCCGTCGTACCGCTCCAGCGCGACCTGACCCGGCAGCAGCGCTCGCTGCGCCTCAAGCCCGAGGCGCAGGACCGGGAGCTGGAGCTCGACCTGCGCAAGGACACCGACGCGGCCAAGTCCCTGCTGCTGCACCGGCTGCGGCTGCTCGGCATCGACTGGGGCGTGCCGACGGCCTCCCGGGGGAGCACGGGCACCTTCCGCGAGACCTGGCGGCTCTGCTGGCAACCGGAGCTCGCCGTACGGGTGGCCGAAGCCGGCATCTGGGGGACCACCGTCCTCGGGGCGGCCACCGCCAGGGCCGAGGCCGACGCGGCGGGCGCAGCCGAGCTGGGCGAGGTCACCGCCCTGGCGGAGCGGTGCCTGCTGGCCGGGCTCTCCGGGGCGCTGCCCGCCGTACTGCGGGCCCTCGCCGACCGGGCGGCACTGGACACCGATGTGGCGGGCCTGGCCAAGGCGCTGCCCGCGCTGGCCCGTTCGCTGCGCTACGGGGACGTACGGGGCACCGACGCGGCGGCGCTGGCGACGGTGGCGGCCGGGCTCGCGGAGCGGATATGCGTGGCGCTGCCGCCCGCCTGCGCGGCGGGGCTGGACGCCGACGCGGCGGAGGAGCTGCGCGGGCACGTGGACGGCGTGCACGGCGCGATCGGACTGCTCGACGCGGAGGGGCTGCGGGAGCGCTGGGCGGCGGTGCTGCGGACGCTGGCCGGGCGGGACACCGTCCCCGGGCTGATCCGCGGGCGGGCGGCGCGGCTGCTGCTCGACGACGGGCGGCTGCCGCCCGAGGAGACCGCGCGGCTGATGGGGCTCGCGCTGTCCCCGGCGTGCGCGCCGGCCGACGCGGCGGGCTGGATCGAGGGGTTCGCGGGCGGGGCCTCGGGCGGCGGCACGCTGCTGGTGCACGACGAGCGGCTGCTGGGGCTGATCGACGCGTGGCTGGTGTCGGTGCCGGAGCGGGCGTTCGTGGATGTGCTGCCGCTGCTGCGGAGGACCTTCGGGGGGTACGAGGCGGGGGTTCGGCGGAGTCTGGGGGAGCTGGTGCGGCGGGGGCCGGGCGGGAGCCCGGCCGGTGTGGGTGCCGGGGTGGCGCCGGTCGGCTTCGGTCCGGAGCTCGACCCGGTCCGGGCGGATGCGGTGGTGGACCTGGTCCACCTGTTGCTGGCGGGGGCCCGGCGGTGA
- a CDS encoding AAA family ATPase produces the protein MATTGNETTAEALRPHAEDAFAHELKALAAVDDRPRPARWKLSPWAVATYLQGGTLEDGTVITPKYVGPRRIVEVAVTTLATDRALLLLGVPGTAKTWVSEHLAAAVSGDSTLLVQGTAGTPEEAIRYGWNYARLLAHGPSREALVPSPVMRAMAEGMTARVEELTRIPADVQDTLITVLSEKTLPIPELGQEVQAVRGFNLIATANDRDRGVNELSSALRRRFNTVVLPLPATTDAEVDIVARRVDQMGRALDLPAAPEGLEEIRRVVTVFRELRGGVTDDGRTKVKSPSGTLSTAEAISVVTGGLALAAHFGDGVLRPSDVAAGILGAVVRDPAADQVVWQEYLEAVVRERDGWKDFYRACREVSA, from the coding sequence ATGGCCACGACCGGGAACGAGACCACCGCAGAGGCGCTGCGACCGCACGCCGAAGACGCCTTCGCGCACGAACTGAAAGCCCTGGCCGCCGTCGACGACCGACCCCGCCCGGCCCGCTGGAAACTCTCCCCGTGGGCCGTGGCCACGTACCTGCAGGGCGGCACGCTCGAAGACGGCACCGTCATCACACCCAAGTACGTCGGCCCGCGCCGGATCGTCGAAGTCGCCGTCACCACCCTCGCCACCGACCGCGCGCTGCTGCTCCTCGGAGTGCCCGGCACCGCCAAGACCTGGGTGTCCGAGCACCTCGCCGCCGCCGTCAGCGGAGACTCCACCCTCCTCGTCCAGGGCACCGCGGGCACCCCGGAGGAGGCCATCCGCTACGGCTGGAACTACGCCCGCCTCCTCGCCCACGGCCCGAGCCGCGAAGCGCTCGTACCGAGCCCCGTCATGCGGGCCATGGCCGAGGGCATGACCGCCCGCGTCGAGGAGCTCACCCGCATCCCCGCCGACGTGCAGGACACCCTCATCACCGTCCTGTCCGAGAAGACGCTCCCGATACCGGAACTGGGCCAGGAGGTGCAGGCCGTGCGCGGCTTCAACCTCATCGCCACCGCCAACGACCGCGACCGCGGGGTCAACGAGCTCTCCAGCGCACTGCGCCGGCGCTTCAACACCGTCGTCCTGCCGCTGCCCGCCACCACCGACGCCGAGGTCGACATCGTCGCCCGCCGCGTCGACCAGATGGGCCGCGCCCTGGACCTGCCCGCCGCCCCGGAGGGCCTGGAGGAGATCCGCCGCGTGGTCACCGTCTTCCGCGAGCTGCGCGGCGGAGTCACCGACGACGGGCGCACGAAGGTCAAGTCGCCCAGCGGCACCCTGTCCACCGCCGAGGCCATCTCGGTGGTCACGGGCGGCCTCGCCCTGGCCGCGCACTTCGGGGACGGCGTCCTGCGCCCCTCCGACGTCGCGGCGGGGATCCTCGGGGCCGTCGTCCGGGACCCGGCCGCCGACCAGGTCGTCTGGCAGGAGTACCTGGAGGCCGTGGTCCGCGAGCGCGACGGCTGGAAGGACTTCTACCGGGCCTGCCGGGAGGTGAGCGCATGA